The following proteins are encoded in a genomic region of Labeo rohita strain BAU-BD-2019 chromosome 5, IGBB_LRoh.1.0, whole genome shotgun sequence:
- the sftpbb gene encoding surfactant protein Bb, protein ASYFLIKILYYIGTQSLQVCGRSSAVQEQFSLHNSTMQFAFVAFFLCTSTLTSGWARSVDPHLTEPRTSSIPMMNNTCTDCKKIVQMLTEMLSNQDSQHLIEKALDKFCYEHPVIPLCMDGAKTYIHLVIRHFGAFANQNGDICSMLGLCGSQSERKALSEFTVGLNEQGWLYAKPSRGTSQEVQLNPICNFCMFFIKTLESMLPKERTEEAIVNLLEKICDHLPSQYKDTCDNFVQKYGKELIELLLSSLPPHAICTALGLCLFPEMPMS, encoded by the exons GCTAGCTACTTCCTCATCAAAATACTGTACTACATTGGGACACAGAGCCTTCAGGTTTGTGGTAGATCCTCAGCTGTGCAGGAGCAATTCTCACTCCATAACAGCACCATGCAGTTTGCCTTCGTCGCTTTTTTTCTCTGCACTTCTACCCTGACTTCAG GATGGGCAAGAAGTGTAGACCCTCATCTCACAGAACCGCGAACATCCAGCATTCCCATG ATGAACAACACATGCACCGACTGCAAAAAGATTGTACAGATGTTGACAGAAATGCTCTCCAATCAAGATTCACAG CATCTCATTGAAAAAGCTCTGGACAAGTTTTGTTATGAACACCCCGTCATCCCTTTGTGTATGGATGGAGCgaaaacatatatacatttgGTTATCAGACATTTCGGTGCATTTGCA AATCAGAATGGTGACATATGCTCAATGTTGGGACTGTGTGGCAGCCAGTCTGAGAGAAAAGCACTATCAGAGTTCACTGTTGGCCTGAATGAGCAGGGTTGGCTCTATGCAAAACCTTCAAGAGGAACTAGTCAAGAG GTTCAACTCAATCCCATCTGTAACTTCTGTATGTTCTTCATAAAGACACTAGAGAGCATGCTGCCAAAAGAGAGAACTGAA GAGGCTATAGTGAACCTTCTGGAGAAAATCTGTGACCATTTGCCTTCACAATATAAGGACACATGTGACAACTTTGTACAAAAGTACGGAAAGGAGCTGATTGAGCTGCTGTTGTCCTCCCTCCCTCCACATGCCATCTGCACTGCACTGGGCCTGTGTCTCTTCCCAGAGATGCCAATGTCAT GA
- the usp39 gene encoding U4/U6.U5 tri-snRNP-associated protein 2 → MIAGVKRERDVDEDEEEEVRVKVGRSHGVEDRRSRHCPYLDTINRSVLDFDFEKLCSISLSHINVYACLICGKYFQGRGQKSHAYIHSVQFTHHVFLNLHTLKFYCLPDNYEIIDSSLEDITYVLKPTFTKQHIAGLDKHGKLYRAYDGTTYLPGIVGLNNIKANDYANVVLQALSNVPPLRNYFLEEDNYRRIRRPPGDIMFLLVQRFGELMRKLWNPRNFKAHVSPHEMLQAVVLCSKKTFQITKQGDAVDFLSWFMNALHGALGGTKKKSSIVTKVFQGSMRIFSKKLPHPDLPAEEKEALLLKDEYQEEMSESTFLYLTLDLPTAPLYKDEKEQLIIPQVPLFNILAKFNGNNEKEYKTYKENFLKRFQLTKLPPYLIFCIKRFTKNNFFVEKNPTIVNFPITNVDLREYLTEEAQATEKVTTYDLVANIVHDGKPSEGSYRIHVLHHGTGKWYELQDLQVIDILPQMITLSEAYIQIWKRQDKDDGAESHTGA, encoded by the exons AGGTGCGTGTGAAAGTCGGTCGCTCTCATGGTGTTGAAGACCGAAGAAGCCGTCATTGTCCGTATCTGGACACAATCAACAG gaGTGTTTTGGATTTTGACTTTGAGAAGCTTTGTtcaatctctctctcacacattaATGTCTATGCCTGTCTGATCTGTGGGAAATATTTCCAAG GTCGAGGTCAGAAGTCTCACGCGTACATCCACAGCGTTCAGTTCACACATCATGTTTTCCTGAATCTCCACACGTTGAAGTTTTACTGCCTGCCAGACAATTATGAGATCATTGACTCCTCATTAGAGGATATTACG TATGTGCTGAAACCCACATTCACCAAACAGCACATCGCTGGTTTGGATAAGCATGGAAAGCTGTACAGAGCCTACGACGGCACAACCTATCTGCCGGGAATTGTGGGTCTCAATAACATCAAGGCCAATGACTATGCTAACGTGGTTTTGCAG GCTTTGTCAAATGTGCCACCTCTGCGGAACTACTTTCTGGAGGAGGACAACTACCGCAGAATCCGCCGGCCGCCGGGTGACATCATGTTTCTGTTGGTGCAGCGCTTTGGGGAGCTCATGCGCAAGCTCTGGAATCCTCGCAACTTCAAAGCCCACGTGTCGCCGCATGAAATGTTGCAGGCGGTGGTGTTATGCAGTAAAAAGACCTTTCAGATCACTAAACAAG GGGACGCTGTTGACTTTCTGTCTTGGTTTATGAATGCATTGCATGGTGCTCTTGGTGGGACAAAGAAGAAATCAT CCATCGTCACCAAGGTGTTTCAGGGGTCCATGCGAATCTTCTCAAAGAAGCTTCCCCATCCAGATTTG CCTGCAGAAGAGAAGGAAGCGCTTCTTCTTAAAGATGAGTATCAGGAGGAGATGTCTGAGTCCACCTTCCTGTATCTGACACTGGATCTGCCCACCGCACCGCTCTACAAAGATGAGAAGGAGCAGCTCATCATTCCTCAGGTTCCTCTCTTCAACATCCTGGCCAAGTTCAATGGAAACAATGAGAAG GAATACAAGACATACAAAGAGAATTTTCTAAAAAGGTTCCAGCTCACCAAACTTCCTCCGTACCTCATCTTCTGCATCAAACGATTCACCAAGAACAACTTCTTTGTGGAGAAAAACCCAACTATTGTCAACTTCCCCATCAC GAACGTTGATTTGCGCGAGTACCTGACAGAAGAGGCGCAGGCTACAGAGAAGGTCACCACCTACGACCTGGTGGCCAATATAGTTCATGATGGAAAACCCTCTGAGGGATCCTACAGAATTCATGTTCTGCATCAT GGCACAGGGAAGTGGTACGAGCTTCAGGACCTGCAGGTGATTGATATCCTTCCACAGATGATCACGCTCTCAGAGGCCTACATACAG ATTTGGAAAAGACAAGATAAAGACGATGGAGCAGAAAGCCATACAGGGGCGTAG